AGGAGGGATGGCGGTGCGTCACCCAGGGCGACACGTACACGTAGGCCCCCGCGGGTATCGCGTACCCGTCGACGACCGTCGACCGCACCGCCCGGCGGATCAGGACCGGCGCTGCGGGATAGAGACGCATGGCCTCCTTGAGCACTCGTTCCACGGAGGGCAGTGCGTCCAGGTCGGCAGGGGTGGGCCGGCGTCCGGCGAGAACGGAACGCACCTCGTCGCGGACGGAGTCCTGGATGTTCTGGTGCTGTGCCAGCATGTACATGGTGAACGTGAGTGACGTCGCCGTGGTGTCCGCCCCGGCCAGCAGGAAGACCAGCACCTGGTCGCGCAGTTCCTCGTCGGTCAGCGGAGTGTCCTCGTCGCTGTGCGCGTTGATGAGCAGGGTCAGCAGGTCGGTCCCCGCCTCATCGCCCGAGGTGGCGCTCCGCCGACGCTGTTCGATCAGACGGTCGCACAGTGCGTGCAGTTCCTTCTGGGCCGCGCGCGCACGGCGGTTGGCGGGCGTGGGGAAGGAGCGGGGCAGGTTGAGCGGCATGAGCCCGCGACGGAGGGTGTAGGTGCTCAGGGCGGGCATGCAGCGCCGCACTACTTTCGCCGCCTGTTCGGCGTCCGAGCCGAACAGGATTCGGGTGATCATCCTCACGGTGAGCCGACTCATGTCCTCGTTCAGGTCGGGCCGCCCGTCGCGGTCGGCCTCCCATTCGGCACACAGCGCGTCGACCTCGTCGCAGACGGCCGCTGCGTAGTCCGCCACCCGTTTCTTCGTGAACAGAGGGGAGAGGAGCCTGCGTTGCCTGATGTGGTCGTCGTCGAGGCTGCTGAGCAGACCGTTGCCGAAGGTCTGCCGCATCTCTTGCGAGA
This sequence is a window from Streptomyces ortus. Protein-coding genes within it:
- a CDS encoding cytochrome P450, producing METKPTEVPAVDGLPLLASLLDLRRDPLGTYERARREHGDVVRIASGPPGLRTTIHFVFSAAGAQQVLAGQSANFRKDDRFSQEMRQTFGNGLLSSLDDDHIRQRRLLSPLFTKKRVADYAAAVCDEVDALCAEWEADRDGRPDLNEDMSRLTVRMITRILFGSDAEQAAKVVRRCMPALSTYTLRRGLMPLNLPRSFPTPANRRARAAQKELHALCDRLIEQRRRSATSGDEAGTDLLTLLINAHSDEDTPLTDEELRDQVLVFLLAGADTTATSLTFTMYMLAQHQNIQDSVRDEVRSVLAGRRPTPADLDALPSVERVLKEAMRLYPAAPVLIRRAVRSTVVDGYAIPAGAYVYVSPWVTHRHPSYWPDPERFAPERFRPEEESRRPRYAWFPLGGGPRSCIGNHFAMLQMKLAVATLLQRYRFTGTVPHVPLEVGVTIRAARAVDCTLSPVGRVSADTLSRSR